From Frateuria aurantia DSM 6220, one genomic window encodes:
- the ggt gene encoding gamma-glutamyltransferase, with protein sequence MMRAWLALGSLGLMSMGSLAWADAPAAKDVQVSGRALDSTAPPTTLAQLAKDVPVHAPHAMVVSDQHYATEVGVRILRAGGNAIDAAVAVGYAQAVVNPCCGNIGGGGYLVAHMADGRNLFLDFREKAPLKATPTMFQDGQGRVMPDRSTLSYLGTGVPGTVMGLNEALQRYGTMKLAQVIQPAIDLARNGFVLQQGDVNIFNRRVKDFAKEPNVAAIFLNHGQPWQVGETLRQPELARTLESIRDGGSKAFYHGPIAQAVVKASQANGGLLSLRDFADYTVQWDSPVQCDYHGYHLVSAPPPSSGGVTVCEILLQLQPYPLAKWGYASAQAIHYQVEAERRAFADRNSVLGDPAFVHNPIAELLSPAHIAKLQSTIQPVKATPSSEIKGDLDGSEGTNTTHYSVVDAKGNAVGVTYTINFLFGTGHIAGDTGFFLNDEMDDFTSKPGVPNAFGLVQGKANQVEPGKRPLSSMTPTVVLKNGKVFMVTGSPGGSTIISTVLQSILNVTQYGMNVQQAVNAPRMHHQWYPDQVNVEPGLLTPQVQQQLEQAGYRFHTVNSWGADEAILVDPSGGLDGANDRRRPAGLAAGY encoded by the coding sequence ATGATGCGTGCGTGGCTTGCCCTGGGTTCACTGGGACTGATGAGTATGGGATCGCTGGCCTGGGCGGATGCGCCCGCGGCGAAGGATGTGCAGGTATCGGGCCGAGCCCTGGATTCCACCGCGCCGCCGACGACGCTCGCGCAGCTGGCGAAGGATGTCCCTGTCCATGCACCTCATGCGATGGTGGTCAGTGACCAGCACTATGCGACCGAGGTCGGCGTCAGGATTCTGCGTGCCGGTGGCAATGCCATTGATGCGGCGGTGGCGGTGGGCTATGCGCAAGCGGTGGTCAATCCCTGCTGTGGCAATATCGGCGGAGGTGGCTATCTGGTGGCCCATATGGCAGACGGCCGGAATCTGTTCCTGGATTTTCGCGAGAAGGCGCCGTTGAAAGCGACGCCTACCATGTTCCAGGACGGCCAAGGTCGGGTCATGCCTGATCGAAGCACGCTGAGCTATCTGGGGACCGGCGTGCCGGGTACCGTGATGGGTCTGAACGAGGCGCTCCAGCGTTACGGCACCATGAAACTGGCCCAGGTGATCCAGCCGGCGATCGATCTTGCGCGCAACGGCTTTGTGCTGCAGCAGGGCGATGTGAACATCTTCAATCGACGGGTCAAGGATTTCGCCAAGGAACCCAACGTGGCGGCGATCTTTCTGAATCACGGCCAGCCCTGGCAGGTTGGCGAGACGCTGCGTCAGCCGGAGCTGGCCAGGACGCTGGAATCGATCCGTGATGGCGGCAGCAAGGCGTTCTATCATGGGCCGATCGCCCAGGCTGTAGTCAAGGCCAGCCAGGCCAACGGTGGCCTGCTGAGCCTGCGCGACTTCGCCGATTACACGGTGCAGTGGGACAGCCCGGTGCAGTGCGATTATCACGGCTACCATCTGGTGTCGGCGCCGCCGCCGAGTTCGGGGGGTGTCACCGTCTGCGAAATTCTGCTGCAGCTGCAGCCCTATCCGCTGGCCAAGTGGGGTTATGCCTCGGCACAGGCCATCCATTACCAGGTCGAGGCCGAACGTCGTGCTTTTGCCGACCGCAACAGCGTGCTGGGTGATCCGGCTTTCGTTCACAACCCGATCGCCGAACTGCTGTCCCCGGCCCATATCGCCAAACTGCAGTCGACCATCCAGCCGGTGAAGGCCACACCATCCTCCGAGATCAAGGGTGATCTCGATGGTTCGGAAGGCACCAATACCACGCATTATTCGGTGGTGGATGCCAAGGGCAACGCGGTGGGCGTCACCTATACGATCAATTTCCTGTTCGGCACTGGCCATATCGCAGGCGATACCGGCTTCTTCCTGAATGACGAGATGGACGATTTCACCTCCAAGCCGGGGGTGCCCAATGCTTTCGGCCTGGTCCAGGGCAAGGCCAACCAGGTCGAGCCGGGCAAGCGTCCGCTGAGTTCCATGACGCCGACGGTGGTGCTGAAAAACGGCAAGGTTTTCATGGTCACCGGCAGTCCGGGGGGCTCGACCATCATCTCGACGGTGCTGCAGAGCATTCTGAACGTTACCCAGTACGGTATGAACGTGCAGCAGGCCGTGAACGCGCCGCGGATGCATCACCAGTGGTACCCCGACCAGGTGAATGTCGAGCCGGGTTTGCTGACGCCGCAGGTCCAGCAGCAGCTGGAACAGGCTGGTTACCGTTTCCATACCGTCAATTCCTGGGGGGCCGACGAGGCGATCCTGGTTGATCCTTCGGGCGGGCTCGATGGCGCGAACGACCGGCGTCGGCCTGCAGGTCTGGCGGCCGGTTACTGA
- a CDS encoding response regulator, with protein sequence MICTQPPRHDVRGRRILIAEDDACSRLHLVHILLQMGLRPRAARTGRHLLRLFAEGGAAVILLDYHLPDMPAPALIQQLRQERIRQEVPPIIVLSAGISPGQGLQLQQMAVRHILDKPIDTQALQELLTALLPPWLYAEDALPPHRPAAQTARLRSLLADELGEWERRMPELACRPTQLLEWLHRLHASCALCGAPSLGQQAAAMETRLRRGKRLSDSALQALQHQIRQTRQALTGIPGPVTSDGISNRPPDLQADAGRSRHRARPKDQPGSPRRPPRN encoded by the coding sequence ATGATTTGCACTCAGCCACCGCGCCACGATGTCCGGGGCCGACGAATTCTGATCGCCGAAGACGATGCCTGCAGCCGCCTGCATCTGGTACATATCCTGCTGCAGATGGGCTTGCGTCCCCGCGCCGCCCGTACCGGTCGACATCTGCTGCGCCTGTTCGCCGAGGGCGGAGCTGCCGTCATTCTGCTGGATTACCATCTGCCCGACATGCCGGCACCCGCCTTGATCCAGCAATTGCGACAAGAGCGCATTCGGCAGGAGGTCCCGCCGATCATCGTGCTCTCCGCCGGCATCAGCCCCGGCCAAGGCCTCCAGCTGCAGCAAATGGCTGTCCGGCATATCCTCGACAAACCGATCGATACACAGGCATTGCAGGAACTCCTGACCGCTCTGCTGCCACCATGGCTATACGCCGAGGACGCCCTCCCGCCACATCGACCTGCCGCCCAGACAGCGCGTCTGCGCAGCCTGCTTGCCGACGAGCTCGGCGAATGGGAAAGGCGAATGCCTGAACTGGCTTGTCGACCGACTCAGTTGCTGGAATGGCTGCACCGTCTGCATGCCAGCTGCGCCCTGTGCGGCGCGCCGTCCCTGGGCCAGCAGGCCGCGGCAATGGAAACCAGATTGCGACGCGGAAAGCGTCTCTCCGATTCCGCGCTGCAGGCATTGCAGCACCAGATCCGGCAGACCCGGCAGGCCCTGACAGGCATACCGGGTCCGGTCACCAGCGACGGGATCAGTAACCGGCCGCCAGACCTGCAGGCCGACGCCGGTCGTTCGCGCCATCGAGCCCGCCCGAAGGATCAACCAGGATCGCCTCGTCGGCCCCCCAGGAATTGA